A DNA window from Mycoplasmopsis pullorum contains the following coding sequences:
- a CDS encoding sugar ABC transporter permease, with protein MFSKLIRKNYYKRISDSVSIDKKALVKKRINFNESDAKPPTPMEIIWLFFNYLILIFWALIVLFPIVSLLVSAFNINNVKIISLTPFKFGWDNFAYLFTSPRSRFLKWYANTLFIAVLTMVISTVCVALNGYAYSRFKFAGSRNSLTLVMMLQMIPATASLISLYIVVRLGNNIGLSSVLMLVVIYSGGSIAGNTFMLKSYLDTISHELDDSAKVDGCNNWGLFFKILIPVIRPALIMVALWSFLTPFTDVILPKFILIDIDDKTLAIGLDTFITAEEKQVNAGAYAAGSLLASIPAFALFMYLQRYIIGGLSDGAVKG; from the coding sequence ATGTTTTCAAAATTAATTAGAAAAAATTATTATAAACGTATTAGTGATTCAGTTTCAATTGATAAAAAAGCATTAGTGAAAAAACGGATCAATTTTAATGAATCAGACGCAAAACCACCAACACCAATGGAAATTATTTGATTATTTTTTAATTATTTAATTTTAATTTTTTGAGCTTTAATTGTGCTATTTCCAATTGTTTCATTGTTAGTTTCAGCCTTTAACATTAACAACGTTAAAATTATTTCTTTAACACCATTTAAGTTTGGTTGAGATAACTTTGCTTACTTATTTACTAGTCCTAGAAGTCGTTTTTTAAAGTGATATGCTAATACCTTATTTATTGCAGTGCTAACCATGGTAATTTCAACTGTCTGTGTCGCGCTTAATGGTTATGCGTATTCAAGATTCAAATTTGCCGGTTCACGTAACTCGCTAACCTTAGTTATGATGCTACAAATGATCCCTGCTACAGCAAGCTTAATTAGTTTGTACATTGTGGTACGTTTAGGAAACAACATTGGACTCTCATCAGTTTTAATGTTAGTGGTCATTTACTCAGGTGGTTCGATTGCAGGAAATACCTTTATGCTTAAGAGTTATTTGGACACAATTTCGCATGAATTGGACGATTCTGCCAAAGTTGACGGATGCAACAACTGGGGACTATTCTTTAAAATTTTAATTCCAGTAATCCGTCCAGCTTTAATTATGGTTGCACTTTGATCATTCTTAACTCCATTTACGGACGTTATTCTACCTAAATTTATTTTAATTGATATTGATGATAAAACCTTAGCAATCGGTTTAGATACATTTATTACAGCCGAAGAAAAACAAGTTAATGCTGGTGCTTATGCCGCTGGTTCACTTTTAGCTTCAATCCCTGCCTTTGCTCTATTTATGTACTTACAAAGATACATCATAGGTGGTTTATCTGATGGTGCAGTGAAAGGATAA
- a CDS encoding ABC transporter ATP-binding protein gives MFKNKTNDMNLAIDNEFNFEQLDLDKMLNEVGEVTSKNNGAHIKLVNLSKKYEGNEKYTLENINLEIKPGTFCIFLGPSGCGKTTLLRMIAGLNSITKGDLLFNDKRYNNLLPSERNIAMVFQSYALYPHMNVYNNISFGLKIAKERKDVIDRRVKDVAKILKIDEYLYRKPRDLSGGQRQRVAIGRAIARKPLVFLMDEPLSNLDAKLRESMRREIVAIHRMLNTTSIYVTHDQLEAMTMGDQIVVFNDGKIQQSGTGRDLYFKPANVFVAKFIGSPTMNTFKATVKDGQIISEDGKITLAIPQDVVGKVHQNQELVIGFRSEDIKISKEAIKNSFAAKISNIELIGKDQLIACSISEELELIINASNSEEYVLYSTIYISFVESRIHIFDAKTEVRIN, from the coding sequence ATGTTTAAAAATAAAACAAACGATATGAATCTAGCAATTGATAATGAATTTAATTTTGAACAACTTGATTTAGACAAAATGCTGAATGAAGTTGGTGAAGTGACATCAAAAAATAATGGTGCACACATTAAATTGGTTAATTTATCAAAAAAATACGAAGGTAATGAAAAGTATACTTTAGAAAATATTAACCTTGAAATTAAACCAGGTACTTTCTGCATCTTTTTAGGACCAAGTGGATGTGGTAAAACAACTTTATTAAGAATGATTGCTGGACTGAACTCAATAACTAAAGGTGATTTATTATTTAACGATAAAAGATACAACAATTTACTTCCTAGTGAACGTAATATTGCCATGGTCTTTCAATCTTATGCTCTATATCCACACATGAATGTGTATAACAATATTAGTTTTGGACTAAAAATCGCAAAAGAACGGAAAGATGTAATCGACCGTCGTGTTAAAGACGTTGCTAAAATTCTAAAAATTGACGAATATTTATACCGTAAACCACGTGATTTATCTGGTGGACAAAGACAACGTGTAGCAATTGGACGTGCGATTGCACGTAAACCGTTAGTATTCTTGATGGATGAACCACTTTCAAACTTGGATGCAAAACTAAGAGAAAGCATGCGTCGTGAAATTGTTGCAATCCACCGTATGCTTAATACCACAAGCATTTATGTTACTCACGACCAATTAGAGGCCATGACGATGGGGGATCAAATCGTGGTATTTAACGATGGAAAAATTCAGCAAAGTGGTACCGGAAGGGACTTATACTTTAAACCAGCTAACGTATTCGTAGCTAAATTCATCGGTTCACCAACAATGAATACTTTTAAAGCGACTGTTAAGGATGGACAAATCATTTCTGAAGATGGAAAAATTACTTTGGCTATTCCCCAAGATGTGGTTGGTAAGGTTCACCAAAATCAAGAATTGGTGATTGGATTTAGAAGTGAAGATATTAAAATTTCCAAAGAAGCAATTAAAAATAGTTTTGCAGCAAAAATTTCAAACATTGAATTAATCGGTAAAGATCAATTAATCGCTTGCAGCATTAGTGAGGAACTAGAATTGATTATTAATGCAAGTAATAGCGAAGAATATGTGTTATATTCTACAATTTACATCAGTTTTGTCGAATCAAGAATCCACATTTTTGATGCTAAAACTGAAGTTCGGATTAATTAA
- a CDS encoding GntR family transcriptional regulator has translation MSKEIKKTQIVIDYLMDLIKTKKVPTNRIMPSEHALMAKFDCSRSVVISAYNKLESLGAVYSISKRGHFVAENFHNLIKPLGYMLGADSERGWEIQTDQLPEWTVEDNIIFIQGFRFFEKEYFLNQEMIAKSEIYLSKKYLRDDQVPNLNQPLLDLLNDQNGISNIVYKLKYEKIKLYDRDELVVVYFFGYDDESISIAGKYFIKPENFIFFHQEFSAKQ, from the coding sequence ATGTCAAAAGAAATTAAAAAGACTCAAATAGTTATTGACTATTTAATGGATTTAATTAAAACCAAAAAAGTTCCAACAAATCGAATAATGCCAAGTGAACATGCTTTAATGGCTAAATTCGATTGTTCACGTAGTGTTGTAATTTCTGCTTATAATAAACTCGAATCATTAGGTGCGGTGTACTCAATCAGTAAGAGGGGACACTTTGTTGCTGAAAATTTTCATAATTTAATTAAACCTTTAGGATATATGCTTGGTGCGGACTCTGAACGTGGTTGAGAGATACAAACTGACCAATTACCTGAATGAACTGTTGAAGATAACATTATTTTTATTCAAGGATTTCGTTTTTTTGAAAAAGAATACTTTTTGAATCAAGAAATGATTGCCAAATCAGAAATTTATTTATCAAAGAAATATTTAAGAGATGATCAAGTTCCAAATCTAAATCAACCACTCTTAGACTTATTAAACGACCAAAACGGAATTAGTAATATTGTTTATAAATTAAAATACGAAAAAATTAAATTATATGATCGCGATGAGTTAGTTGTTGTATACTTTTTTGGTTACGACGATGAAAGTATTTCAATTGCTGGTAAGTATTTTATTAAACCGGAAAACTTCATTTTCTTTCATCAAGAATTTTCAGCAAAACAATAA